In a single window of the Gemmatimonadaceae bacterium genome:
- a CDS encoding DUF1428 domain-containing protein produces the protein MPYVDGFLLPVPKKHIAAYRRMARKAGKIWIEYGALEFRECAGDDLHPKGPVPFTRLVKAKPSETVFFSWIVYRSKADRNRINKKVMTDPRLQKMMEPGEMPFDDKRMAYGGFNVAVDL, from the coding sequence ATGCCATATGTAGACGGCTTTCTGCTACCGGTCCCGAAAAAGCACATCGCCGCCTACCGGCGCATGGCGCGCAAGGCCGGCAAGATCTGGATCGAGTACGGCGCGCTCGAGTTCCGCGAGTGCGCGGGCGACGATCTCCATCCCAAAGGGCCCGTGCCGTTCACGCGACTGGTGAAAGCGAAGCCGAGCGAGACGGTATTCTTTTCCTGGATCGTCTACAGGTCGAAGGCCGACCGGAACCGGATCAACAAGAAAGTCATGACCGATCCCCGGTTGCAGAAGATGATGGAGCCGGGCGAAATGCCGTTCGATGACAAGCGCATGGCGTACGGTGGATTCAACGTCGCCGTCGATCTCTGA
- a CDS encoding alpha/beta hydrolase-fold protein — MAEHILPKTIWHGKPRLAETLARAAFTAGCVLLTSTAAPAQAVTRIETVPAPSLAANLLGDPAWRQVTVYLPPSYPREPRRRYPVVYWLHGFASADRELISGIRQGLNIRLAMDSLLAAGAAREMIIVMPNARNAFEGSFYANSPVTGRWEDFIVRDLVSWVDGRYRTVWSRSGRGIAGSSMGGFGALRIAIRNPDTYSAVYAMSPCCLDSEVFFERSWLAAWRGAAAVKTLEDFARAPFRSQLVIARSAFYSPDTARPPLYVAFPVIPDGDSLRLVPGIAALWRNDPLALIPRSAPALRRLAIALDAGAQDGFPDIPANVRAVDSLLTAMGIAHEAEIYQGGHVDKVRERIVTRVLPFFSRALSGAR; from the coding sequence ATGGCCGAGCATATACTGCCTAAGACCATTTGGCACGGCAAGCCGCGGCTGGCGGAAACGCTCGCGCGAGCCGCTTTTACGGCCGGCTGCGTCCTGCTCACGAGCACAGCCGCTCCGGCGCAGGCAGTCACCCGCATCGAAACGGTGCCCGCGCCGTCGCTCGCGGCGAACCTGCTCGGCGACCCCGCGTGGCGGCAGGTGACGGTGTATCTCCCGCCGAGCTACCCGCGCGAGCCGCGCCGGCGATATCCGGTGGTGTACTGGCTGCACGGCTTCGCCAGCGCGGATCGCGAGCTCATCTCGGGAATCCGACAGGGCCTCAACATCCGACTCGCGATGGACAGCCTGCTCGCCGCGGGCGCGGCGCGCGAGATGATCATCGTCATGCCGAACGCGCGGAACGCATTCGAGGGCAGCTTCTACGCCAACTCGCCCGTGACCGGCCGGTGGGAAGATTTCATCGTCCGCGATCTCGTGAGCTGGGTGGACGGACGCTACCGCACAGTGTGGTCGCGATCCGGCCGGGGGATCGCGGGGAGCTCAATGGGCGGCTTCGGCGCGCTCCGCATCGCAATACGGAATCCGGATACGTATTCCGCGGTGTACGCGATGAGCCCGTGCTGCCTGGACTCGGAGGTGTTCTTCGAGCGCAGTTGGCTCGCGGCGTGGCGGGGCGCGGCCGCCGTGAAGACGCTGGAAGATTTCGCGCGCGCTCCGTTCAGGTCCCAGCTCGTGATCGCGCGATCGGCGTTCTACTCGCCCGACACCGCGCGCCCGCCACTGTATGTCGCGTTTCCCGTGATTCCGGACGGGGATTCACTGCGGCTCGTTCCCGGGATCGCCGCGCTCTGGCGCAACGACCCGCTGGCGCTGATCCCGCGGTCAGCTCCGGCGCTGCGGCGGCTGGCGATCGCGCTCGACGCGGGGGCGCAGGACGGGTTCCCCGACATCCCCGCCAACGTCCGTGCCGTGGACAGCCTGTTGACGGCGATGGGGATCGCGCACGAGGCGGAGATCTATCAGGGCGGCCACGTGGACAAGGTGCGCGAGCGGATCGTCACGCGGGTGCTGCCGTTCTTCTCGCGCGCATTGAGCGGAGCGCGCTGA
- a CDS encoding class I SAM-dependent methyltransferase has product MTPGHSHPSRELAADYSRRAAAYARYWAPVIHPMAHPLLRAMPLADARTILDVGTGTGALWPLIQAAAPAARLWGVDGAEGMLRAGHDSLRGRVAVMDAELLGVRPASFDAVLLLYVLFHVADPVRALRETRAALRPGGRLGIVVWGDDPGLPGREIWSGELDNAGAAPDPRDASVMRQAWMDTPQKLTDLLRRGGFVIDRVWSNRFVHAWEVDQLLATQTHCGLPSRRLESLSAGAARECTTRVRARLEQLTPAELEYRVEIIYGMAGRPG; this is encoded by the coding sequence GTGACACCAGGACATTCGCATCCCTCCCGCGAGCTCGCCGCCGATTACTCGCGGCGCGCGGCCGCGTACGCCCGCTATTGGGCGCCGGTAATTCATCCGATGGCGCATCCACTCTTGCGCGCGATGCCGCTGGCGGATGCGAGGACGATACTCGACGTCGGCACGGGTACCGGGGCGCTGTGGCCGTTGATTCAGGCAGCCGCGCCGGCGGCGCGGCTATGGGGCGTGGATGGCGCGGAAGGAATGTTGCGCGCGGGTCACGACTCGCTGCGCGGCCGGGTGGCCGTGATGGACGCCGAGCTGCTCGGCGTCCGTCCGGCGAGCTTCGACGCGGTGCTGCTGCTGTACGTGCTCTTCCACGTTGCCGATCCGGTGCGCGCTCTGCGCGAGACCCGCGCGGCGCTGCGGCCGGGCGGACGGCTCGGCATCGTCGTCTGGGGAGATGATCCGGGACTTCCGGGCCGGGAGATCTGGAGCGGGGAGCTGGACAACGCCGGCGCCGCGCCGGATCCCCGCGACGCGTCGGTCATGCGGCAAGCCTGGATGGACACGCCACAGAAGTTGACCGATCTGCTGCGGCGCGGCGGCTTCGTCATAGACCGCGTCTGGAGCAATCGCTTCGTGCACGCCTGGGAAGTCGACCAGCTGCTGGCGACGCAGACTCATTGCGGACTTCCCTCGCGCAGGCTGGAATCGCTGAGCGCCGGCGCCGCCCGCGAATGCACGACCCGCGTACGCGCGCGATTGGAGCAGCTCACGCCGGCCGAGCTGGAATATCGCGTCGAGATTATCTACGGGATGGCGGGGCGGCCGGGATAG
- a CDS encoding DUF4286 family protein yields the protein MLTYEITATVRPDLCDEYERYMRERHIPDLMRTGAFVAASFSRSAAGRYRIRYKARSRAELDSYLAKHAPRLRQHFTDTFPEGIELSREEWSVLESWE from the coding sequence ATGCTGACCTACGAGATCACCGCCACTGTTCGCCCCGACCTGTGCGACGAGTACGAGCGCTACATGCGCGAGCGGCACATCCCCGACCTGATGCGCACCGGAGCGTTCGTCGCGGCAAGCTTCAGCCGCTCGGCGGCCGGCCGCTACCGCATCCGATACAAGGCGCGGAGCCGCGCGGAGCTGGACAGCTACCTCGCCAAGCACGCCCCCCGGCTACGGCAACATTTCACCGATACATTTCCCGAGGGAATCGAGCTCTCACGCGAGGAATGGTCGGTGCTGGAAAGCTGGGAGTAG
- a CDS encoding GNAT family N-acetyltransferase, with protein sequence MRIVDLEEGPAGIREQAAVMLVDEFIEPRGWPSIEKAREEVAAVIRDGFARAAIEGDLVLGWIGGLPEYHGRVWELHPLVVRSDRRRHGIGRALVASFEQEAARRGALTATLGTDDDSGMTSLAHIRLYDDLPRHIAGLLDLGRSHPFLFYRRLGYVVTGVMPDANGRGKPDIYMSKVLGEE encoded by the coding sequence ATGCGGATCGTCGATCTCGAGGAAGGGCCTGCCGGTATTCGCGAGCAGGCGGCGGTGATGCTGGTGGACGAGTTCATAGAGCCGCGCGGCTGGCCGTCGATCGAGAAGGCGCGCGAGGAGGTGGCGGCCGTGATTCGCGACGGGTTCGCCCGCGCCGCGATCGAGGGCGATCTCGTCCTCGGGTGGATCGGCGGCCTGCCCGAGTACCATGGCCGCGTGTGGGAGCTGCATCCGCTGGTGGTGCGCTCGGATCGCCGCCGGCACGGGATTGGCCGCGCGCTCGTGGCTTCGTTCGAGCAGGAGGCGGCTCGCCGGGGCGCGCTCACCGCGACCCTCGGCACCGACGACGATTCGGGGATGACGTCGCTGGCGCACATCCGCCTGTATGACGACCTTCCCCGGCACATAGCCGGGCTGCTGGACCTGGGGAGGTCGCACCCGTTCCTGTTCTACCGCAGGCTCGGATACGTCGTGACGGGCGTCATGCCGGACGCGAACGGCCGCGGAAAACCGGACATCTACATGTCGAAAGTACTGGGGGAAGAATGA
- a CDS encoding HXXEE domain-containing protein, with product MATSWFSPLPSTPFHRLLLAAPLIFVAHVVEEAPGFVTWVNAHIDRDITQSDFWTVNVTGLLITLAIVLFHWMSRSRSSAFLALTWIGFVMAGNAVLHTAGAIVDKGYAPGVITALLLYVPFSALIITRVVRTRRLSPTAVATAVVIGALPMLAHGYMILFRGTRLF from the coding sequence ATGGCGACCAGCTGGTTTTCACCTCTGCCGTCCACGCCTTTCCATAGGCTCCTCCTCGCGGCGCCGCTCATATTCGTAGCGCACGTCGTCGAAGAAGCTCCCGGCTTCGTCACCTGGGTCAACGCGCACATAGATCGCGACATCACGCAGTCGGATTTCTGGACGGTGAACGTCACCGGCCTTCTGATCACGCTGGCGATAGTGCTGTTCCATTGGATGAGCCGCTCACGCTCCTCGGCTTTCCTGGCGCTGACCTGGATCGGCTTCGTCATGGCCGGTAACGCCGTGCTGCACACGGCGGGCGCGATCGTCGACAAAGGGTATGCGCCGGGCGTGATTACGGCGCTGCTGCTGTACGTGCCGTTCAGCGCCCTCATTATCACTCGCGTCGTGCGAACGCGGCGCCTGTCTCCAACCGCGGTGGCCACCGCGGTGGTGATCGGCGCGCTGCCGATGCTCGCGCACGGATACATGATACTCTTCCGCGGTACCCGCCTCTTCTAA